The Syntrophales bacterium genome contains a region encoding:
- the ltrA gene encoding group II intron reverse transcriptase/maturase has protein sequence MVIMQQSSEITVAFVITEHPAEGSRLMETILERGNMFKALKRVRDNKGAPGIDNMTVDQLPGYLRRHWLKIREDLLNGTYKPLPVKRKEIPKPDGGVRLLGIPTVLDRLIQQAIAQILQQIWDPTFSDSSYGFRPGRSAHDAVLRAKSYLLSGYKHIVDMDLSKFFDRVNHDHLMSRLATRIKDKRVLKLIRRYLTAGIMIEGLVLPSLEGTPQGGPLSPLLSNIVLDELDKELEKRGLNFVRYADDFVIYLKSRKAAERVMKSITNFITRKLKLKVNEEKSAVSRPWLRKFLGFTFISMCGQTKIRIHKKTIKRFKERVRELTDRNCGKSMAQIIYKLNLYLKGWWNYYCLTEARYIFKSLKGWIIRRLRCLLWKQWKNPRTKIRNLLKQGISHRHAVLCGNARKKHWRMSRVKWVIIALPNKYFLDLGLFLPGS, from the coding sequence ATGGTTATAATGCAGCAGTCGTCTGAAATAACTGTAGCGTTTGTGATTACCGAACATCCGGCAGAGGGTTCCCGGCTCATGGAAACAATCCTTGAACGGGGGAATATGTTTAAAGCATTAAAGCGAGTCCGTGATAATAAAGGGGCACCCGGGATCGATAACATGACTGTTGATCAGTTACCTGGATACCTCAGACGTCACTGGCTTAAAATCAGGGAAGACCTGTTAAACGGTACTTACAAACCACTTCCGGTTAAAAGGAAAGAAATCCCAAAACCGGACGGTGGTGTAAGACTGCTTGGAATTCCCACAGTTCTGGATCGTCTGATCCAGCAAGCAATAGCCCAGATTCTGCAACAGATTTGGGACCCGACCTTTTCTGATTCCAGTTATGGATTCAGACCGGGAAGGTCTGCCCATGATGCTGTACTCAGGGCCAAAAGTTACCTGCTTTCAGGATATAAGCATATTGTCGATATGGATCTGTCAAAATTTTTCGACAGGGTGAATCATGACCATTTGATGAGCAGACTGGCTACAAGGATAAAGGATAAACGAGTTTTAAAGTTAATCCGAAGATATCTGACAGCCGGAATAATGATCGAAGGTCTTGTCTTACCTTCACTTGAGGGTACTCCTCAAGGTGGCCCTCTCTCTCCGCTGCTTTCCAATATAGTTCTTGATGAACTGGATAAGGAGCTGGAGAAAAGAGGACTCAATTTTGTCAGGTACGCCGATGATTTTGTCATATATCTCAAGAGCAGGAAAGCTGCTGAGCGAGTTATGAAAAGCATTACAAATTTCATAACCAGGAAGCTTAAACTCAAGGTCAATGAAGAGAAAAGTGCAGTCAGTCGTCCATGGCTGCGCAAATTTTTAGGGTTCACTTTTATCAGTATGTGTGGTCAGACAAAGATCCGGATTCACAAGAAGACGATTAAGCGCTTCAAGGAAAGAGTTCGGGAACTGACCGACCGCAATTGCGGTAAAAGTATGGCTCAGATAATCTATAAACTGAATCTGTATCTGAAAGGCTGGTGGAACTATTACTGCCTGACAGAAGCCCGATATATCTTTAAATCCTTGAAGGGCTGGATAATTAGACGATTACGGTGTCTTCTTTGGAAACAATGGAAGAATCCCAGAACTAAAATCCGAAACCTGCTCAAACAGGGGATATCTCACAGGCACGCGGTACTGTGTGGGAATGCCCGCAAGAAGCATTGGCGTATGAGCAGGGTTAAATGGGTGATTATCGCTTTGCCTAATAAATATTTCCTTGATCTTGGTTTATTCTTACCCGGAAGTTAA